The proteins below come from a single Fodinicurvata sp. EGI_FJ10296 genomic window:
- a CDS encoding methylated-DNA--[protein]-cysteine S-methyltransferase, producing MIVEVSMELMCPSPIGILRINAAREGEAWVLSGITIGETDGSADADNNPGDKQLMSPDRLPPVLADVQAQLKAYFDGQLRRFAIPLANPRTVFQARLRAAMLNIPYGETASYAGLAREISSSPRAVGTGCGRNRIPIIVPCHRVVATTGLGGYSGGEGLRTKKDLLAHERRGL from the coding sequence ATGATCGTGGAAGTCAGCATGGAATTGATGTGCCCATCTCCAATCGGGATCCTGCGTATTAACGCAGCTAGGGAGGGCGAAGCGTGGGTGCTTTCCGGCATAACGATCGGCGAAACTGACGGTTCAGCCGATGCGGACAATAATCCCGGGGACAAACAGCTGATGTCGCCGGATCGTCTGCCGCCGGTCCTGGCAGATGTTCAGGCACAGTTGAAGGCCTACTTCGATGGTCAGCTTCGCCGATTCGCCATACCACTCGCGAACCCCCGAACGGTATTCCAGGCGCGGCTGCGTGCCGCCATGCTAAATATCCCGTATGGCGAAACCGCCAGTTATGCCGGGCTCGCCCGTGAGATATCCAGCAGCCCACGGGCCGTTGGTACGGGCTGCGGCCGCAATCGGATTCCGATCATCGTGCCATGTCACCGGGTTGTCGCCACAACAGGCCTTGGCGGCTACAGCGGCGGGGAGGGACTGAGGACAAAAAAAGACCTCCTCGCCCACGAGCGAAGAGGCCTCTGA
- a CDS encoding thioredoxin domain-containing protein, which produces MTQNRLADSASPYLLQHADNPVHWYPWGSEALATAKAENKPILLSIGYAACHWCHVMAHESFEDPAIAEVMNQLFVNIKVDREERPDIDQIYMNALVMTGQPGGWPLTMFLTPDGHPFWGGTYFPSVPKFGRPGFAEVLKLVSQVYHQDPDKVAGNVDALRTALARLSESESVEAVDPAIIDQAAEQLAAEMDPVHGGIKGAPKFPQVSVLTLIWHAARRTGSPALAATVELAVRRMCQGGIYDHLGGGFSRYSVDDQWLVPHFEKMLYDNAQLLDLLLMQWLATDDPLFSHRIHETVAWLDREMTLSNGAFAASLDADSEGEEGRFYIWTQKQIREALDDAVEPETMALLEKTYDITPEGNWEGVTILNRRHADGLPEPSVEQALTQPMTLMFQARSKRVRPALDDKVLADWNGLTIAALARCGATMNQPDWTARAARAFNAVVDALGDGDRLFHAWRDGRRHQIGMLTDYAAMIQAALALFMATGQSKYLQLAVGWADTTEERFADRDAGGYFLTADDAEALIVRTKSIHDNAEPSGNGSLLIGLARLYHLTGEQRFADRAEGIIRAFGGALQRNIFPLASYLAGIDHLYNAETVIIVGENGDPATEALGEAARNVADPRRMVVTVSDTSNLPESHPAAGKTRVQGQATAYRCQGMMCYPPVTNPADLKPDGP; this is translated from the coding sequence ATGACGCAGAATCGTCTGGCGGACAGCGCAAGCCCGTATTTGCTCCAGCATGCCGACAATCCGGTACACTGGTATCCGTGGGGCAGTGAGGCGCTGGCAACGGCGAAAGCGGAGAACAAGCCGATCCTGCTGTCGATCGGCTATGCCGCCTGTCACTGGTGCCACGTCATGGCCCATGAGAGCTTCGAGGATCCCGCCATTGCAGAGGTCATGAACCAGCTTTTCGTCAACATCAAGGTCGATCGGGAAGAGCGGCCGGACATCGATCAGATCTACATGAACGCCCTCGTCATGACCGGTCAGCCCGGCGGATGGCCGCTGACCATGTTCCTGACGCCGGACGGCCACCCGTTCTGGGGCGGAACCTATTTCCCGTCCGTGCCAAAATTCGGCCGTCCCGGATTTGCCGAAGTCCTGAAACTGGTGTCGCAGGTGTACCACCAGGACCCGGACAAGGTTGCCGGCAACGTGGACGCGCTGCGTACGGCTCTAGCGCGGCTCAGCGAGAGCGAGTCCGTCGAGGCCGTCGATCCGGCCATCATCGACCAGGCAGCCGAACAATTGGCCGCGGAAATGGACCCGGTCCATGGCGGCATAAAGGGCGCACCGAAGTTCCCGCAGGTCAGTGTGCTCACGCTGATCTGGCACGCCGCCCGGCGGACAGGTTCACCGGCGCTTGCCGCCACCGTCGAACTGGCGGTGCGGCGAATGTGCCAGGGCGGCATTTACGACCATCTGGGCGGCGGCTTCTCCCGATATTCCGTCGATGACCAGTGGCTCGTGCCACATTTCGAGAAGATGCTCTACGACAACGCCCAGCTTCTCGACCTTCTGCTGATGCAATGGCTGGCGACCGACGATCCGCTGTTCTCGCACCGTATCCACGAAACCGTCGCGTGGCTCGACCGCGAGATGACTCTGTCCAACGGTGCGTTCGCCGCCAGCCTGGACGCGGACAGCGAAGGGGAGGAGGGGCGGTTCTACATCTGGACGCAGAAGCAGATCCGCGAGGCCCTGGATGACGCGGTCGAGCCCGAGACCATGGCCTTGCTGGAGAAAACTTATGACATCACGCCGGAGGGGAATTGGGAGGGTGTGACCATCCTTAATCGCCGCCACGCCGACGGTCTGCCCGAACCTTCGGTCGAGCAGGCACTTACCCAGCCGATGACACTGATGTTCCAGGCCCGATCGAAGCGCGTCCGACCCGCTTTGGATGACAAGGTTCTGGCCGACTGGAACGGACTGACCATCGCGGCGCTGGCGCGTTGCGGCGCCACCATGAACCAGCCGGACTGGACCGCCAGGGCCGCCAGAGCATTTAATGCGGTTGTCGACGCACTTGGCGACGGCGATCGGCTTTTCCACGCCTGGCGTGATGGCCGGCGTCATCAAATCGGAATGCTGACCGACTATGCGGCGATGATCCAGGCTGCGCTGGCTCTGTTCATGGCGACAGGGCAGTCGAAGTACCTTCAGCTCGCTGTCGGTTGGGCCGACACGACCGAAGAGCGGTTCGCCGATCGCGATGCCGGCGGCTATTTTCTGACGGCCGACGATGCCGAAGCCCTGATCGTGCGAACGAAGAGTATTCACGACAATGCGGAGCCGTCCGGCAATGGCAGCCTTCTCATTGGCCTGGCCCGCTTGTACCACTTGACCGGCGAGCAACGCTTTGCCGACCGGGCCGAAGGCATCATCCGGGCCTTCGGTGGTGCGCTTCAACGAAATATTTTCCCGCTTGCCAGCTACCTCGCCGGGATCGATCACCTTTACAATGCTGAAACCGTGATCATCGTTGGAGAGAATGGAGATCCGGCGACGGAAGCTCTTGGAGAGGCCGCACGCAACGTCGCGGATCCAAGACGCATGGTGGTAACCGTCTCCGACACCTCCAATCTGCCGGAATCCCACCCGGCAGCGGGAAAGACACGGGTTCAGGGCCAAGCAACGGCGTATCGATGTCAGGGAATGATGTGCTATCCACCAGTGACGAATCCCGCGGACCTGAAACCTGACGGCCCATGA
- the mnmE gene encoding tRNA uridine-5-carboxymethylaminomethyl(34) synthesis GTPase MnmE, with protein sequence MSRDTIFALSTVPGRSGVAVIRISGPEARGALAALTPGDPVPADRRARLRQLKDPEFGPGFGDVIDQALVLGFAGPRSFSGEDMVEIHCHGGRAVVDRLLSVLSRMPGLRPAEPGEFTRRAFDNGKLDLTEVEGLADLIDAETAAQHRQALRQMDGALGRLYDGWRQTLSRALAYAEADLDFPDEDLPEGITDTIAPTLAGIGSSIRAHLADARRGERVRSGLEIAVLGRPNAGKSSLVNLLAQRDAAIVSAVAGTTRDVVEVHLDLGGYAVVVADTAGMREIGDEVELEGVRRARLRADSADLRVLVVDAADLDAAGGLPDDLAELCSRDTVVAVNKIDRLVGPVTLSAIEGPAIGVSAVSGAGISDLVEMLVSMVRDRLSGDGGPPLTRARHRDALAECADALDRAMAAPLPELAAEDVRLAVRALGRVTGRVDVEDILDIVFRDFCIGK encoded by the coding sequence ATGTCACGAGACACAATTTTCGCCCTCTCCACGGTGCCGGGAAGATCCGGTGTGGCGGTCATCCGCATTTCGGGTCCTGAGGCACGTGGCGCCCTGGCAGCGCTGACCCCGGGCGATCCGGTACCGGCCGATCGGCGGGCCAGACTTCGACAATTGAAGGATCCTGAATTCGGCCCCGGATTCGGTGACGTCATCGACCAGGCTCTGGTGCTGGGGTTTGCGGGGCCACGGAGTTTTTCCGGCGAGGATATGGTCGAGATCCATTGCCATGGAGGACGGGCCGTGGTCGATCGGCTGTTGTCTGTATTAAGCCGGATGCCGGGATTGCGCCCGGCCGAGCCCGGTGAATTCACGCGGCGGGCGTTCGACAATGGTAAGCTCGATCTGACGGAGGTCGAGGGTCTGGCCGATCTGATCGACGCGGAAACCGCGGCCCAGCACCGTCAGGCCCTGCGGCAGATGGACGGTGCGCTGGGTCGGCTCTACGACGGTTGGCGGCAAACTCTGTCGCGTGCGTTGGCCTATGCCGAGGCCGATCTGGATTTCCCGGACGAGGATTTGCCCGAAGGGATCACCGATACGATCGCACCAACTCTGGCCGGAATCGGATCGAGTATCCGTGCCCATCTTGCGGATGCAAGGCGCGGAGAACGCGTTCGGTCGGGGCTGGAGATTGCCGTCCTGGGGCGCCCGAACGCCGGGAAGTCCAGTCTCGTCAATCTGCTGGCGCAACGGGATGCGGCGATTGTCTCGGCGGTCGCCGGGACGACCCGGGACGTGGTCGAGGTCCATCTGGATCTTGGCGGATACGCCGTTGTCGTTGCCGATACCGCAGGAATGCGAGAGATCGGTGACGAAGTCGAATTGGAAGGGGTCCGCCGGGCACGCTTGCGCGCCGATAGCGCCGATCTGCGGGTCCTGGTGGTCGATGCCGCCGATCTCGACGCCGCTGGCGGCCTCCCCGACGATCTGGCGGAACTGTGTTCAAGAGACACTGTGGTAGCGGTCAACAAGATCGATCGGCTGGTGGGACCCGTCACACTGTCGGCGATTGAAGGCCCCGCAATCGGCGTGTCCGCTGTCAGCGGAGCGGGCATTTCGGATTTGGTGGAGATGTTGGTGTCGATGGTTCGCGACCGCCTGAGCGGTGACGGCGGCCCGCCGCTGACACGGGCCAGACACCGCGATGCGTTGGCCGAGTGTGCCGATGCCCTTGACCGGGCCATGGCGGCCCCGTTACCAGAACTGGCAGCAGAGGATGTGCGTCTGGCGGTTCGTGCGCTGGGGCGCGTTACCGGTCGCGTCGATGTCGAGGATATCCTCGACATCGTGTTCCGCGATTTCTGCATTGGAAAATAG
- a CDS encoding DUF6489 family protein, with protein sequence MNIRIDIECTPEEARTFLGLPEIKPLQDAMIEQMRQQIPASMTAMDPETLMKTWMPMSLQGLEQMNRAVWDAMNQSARSGSGSRQTSDDEKPESDGTTAGGKKSGRR encoded by the coding sequence ATGAATATCCGCATCGACATAGAATGCACACCCGAGGAAGCCCGCACTTTTCTCGGGCTGCCCGAAATCAAGCCATTGCAGGATGCGATGATCGAACAGATGCGCCAGCAGATCCCCGCTTCCATGACCGCCATGGATCCCGAGACGCTGATGAAGACCTGGATGCCGATGTCCCTTCAGGGTCTGGAACAGATGAATCGGGCCGTATGGGATGCCATGAACCAGAGCGCGCGTTCCGGCAGCGGGTCACGGCAAACCAGCGATGACGAGAAGCCTGAAAGCGACGGAACGACGGCCGGCGGCAAGAAGTCGGGCCGACGATAG